A single region of the Lycium barbarum isolate Lr01 chromosome 2, ASM1917538v2, whole genome shotgun sequence genome encodes:
- the LOC132629374 gene encoding uncharacterized protein LOC132629374: MLTIGMSIRIHGQVASICHAVATLFSCRVFLFASFRIRVQTHIRYHFPTPESTMVAAQKTKKTHESINNWLTFVMKRGKYTLGCKTLLKTIRSSKGKRFTTANNCPPIRKSELRVQCYVCRGWSSPLQRKCVHVIHYIRLDIYVSLYAHKVTMCPWRSFDMVFNIWLSRSDFLSFVCLFSKISFRTFVFCL, translated from the exons ATGCTAACAATTGGTATGTCTATACGTATTCATGGCCAAGTAGCTTCGATATGTCATGCAGTTGCAACACTTTTTAGTTGTAGAGTATTTCTCTTCGCCTCCTTCCGGATACGAGTCCAAACTCATATCAGATATCATTTCCCCACACCGGAATCCACCATGGTTGCTGCACAGAAGACC AAGAAGACTCATGAAAGCATTAACAATTGGCTCACTTTTGTTATGAAGAGGGGAAAATACACATTGGGATGCAAAACTCTTCTCAAGACCATTAGAAGCTCCAAAG GAAAACGTTTTACAACTGCCAACAATTGTCCTCCTATCAGGAAGTCCGAGTTAAGAGTACAATGCTATGTTTGCAGAGGTTGGAGTTCTCCACTACAACGGAAGTGTGTCCATGTCATTCATTACATTCGTTTAGATATCTATGTATCTCTTTATGCTCACAAAGTTACAATGTGTCCTTGGCGTTCTTTTGATATGGTTTTCAACATATGGCTTTCAAGAAgtgattttctttcttttgtgtgCCTCTTCTCAAAAATTTCTTTCAGAACATTTGTTTTCTGCTTGTAG
- the LOC132628423 gene encoding uncharacterized protein LOC132628423: protein MKQSETVKEYSDRLLGIVNKVRLLGTKFKDSRIVEKILVTVRERYEVSITTLENTKDLSKITLAELLNTLQAQEQRRLMRQDGMAEGALIANHKTQSKSDNSKKNYSPCQHCDKKVICKNKCPKYEADAQVANEEDEDHLFMATYFSTKKSDFWMIDSGCTNHMTYDRNILKEFMSIKNKKVRIENGDYIPTKGKGTIAIKIGSGTKIISDVLYVPDINQNLLSVNQLVEKGFKLLFDNKYSRIFDATKQEILRVKMRSQNVSFNPTKDEHIPENYKTKDELADLFTKSIPAKSRVCSSKTKEEC from the exons ATGAAGCAATCTGAGACCGTCAAAGAGTACTCAGACCGGCTTCTTGGCATTGTTAACAAGGTAAGGTTGCTTGGCACTAAGTTTAAAGATTCAAGAATCGTTGAAAAAATTCTTGTTACGGTGCGTGAAAGATACGAAGTATCCATAACTACCTTGGAAAACACAAAAGACCTGTCCAAGATTACTTTGGCAGAATTGCTAAATACATTGCAGGCACAAGAGCAAAGGAGGCTTATGAGGCAAGATGGTATGGCTGAAGGAGCCTTGATAGCCAACCACAAGACTCAAAGCAAGAGTGATAATTCAAAGAAAAATTACTCACCTTGCCAGCATTGTGACAAAAAAG TGATTTGCAAAAACAAATGTCCAAAATATGAAGCAGATGCACAAGTCGCCAATGAAGAAGACGAAGACCACTTGTTTATGGCAACATATTTTTCAACAAAGAAATCTGATTTTTGGATGATTGACAGTGGTTGTACAAACCACATGACATATGACAGAAATATTTTAAAAGAGTTTATgtcaataaaaaacaaaaaagtcaGAATCGAGAATGGTGACTATATTCCTACAAAAGGAAAAGGGACTATTGCAATCAAAATAGGTTCAGGTACAAAAATAATTTCAGATGTTCTTTACGTGCCTGATATTAATCAAAATCTATTAAGTGTTAACCAGCTAGTGGAAAAAGGATTTAAATTGTTATTCGATAACAAGTACAGTCGAATCTTTGATGCCACTAAGCAGGAGATTTTACGAGTTAAAATGAGGAGTCAAAACGTCTCATTTAATCCAACAAAAGATGAACACATACCAGAAAACTACAAGACCAAAGATGAATTGGCAGATTTGTTCACGAAGTCAATTCCTGCCAAGTCTAGAGTTTGCAGTTCCAAAACCAAGGAGGAGTGTTAG